One region of Halohasta litchfieldiae genomic DNA includes:
- a CDS encoding CRISPR-associated protein Cas4 yields the protein MPTFSDLSRAAYCPRQLYYARTDDDRGPPPEAEARQALAFQYDDLRTADDETLAELPINCSPTAYREALGELSSRVDWKALCNPVERDYFVEGKDCHGRIHKLLAGGSEPPVPTVISPGTPPENGVWEPQSVRAVAAANALAWEREQEIPRALVEYPAVGIVREVELTCRRTADYRRVLRTVRSMDGPPPRVNDNRCESCDYRTECGVKTRSLKSLLGL from the coding sequence ATGCCGACGTTCAGCGACCTGAGTCGGGCCGCCTACTGCCCCCGACAGCTCTACTACGCCCGCACCGACGACGACCGGGGACCGCCACCCGAAGCCGAAGCCCGGCAAGCACTCGCGTTTCAGTACGACGACCTCCGAACAGCCGACGACGAAACGCTCGCCGAGCTTCCAATCAACTGCTCGCCGACAGCCTATCGGGAGGCACTGGGTGAGCTGTCGAGCCGCGTCGACTGGAAGGCGCTCTGTAACCCGGTCGAGCGGGACTACTTCGTGGAAGGAAAGGACTGCCACGGACGGATTCACAAACTGCTGGCCGGTGGGTCAGAGCCACCAGTACCGACCGTAATTTCGCCGGGAACCCCACCCGAGAACGGTGTCTGGGAGCCACAGTCTGTCCGGGCGGTAGCGGCCGCAAACGCACTTGCTTGGGAGCGTGAACAGGAGATCCCCCGCGCCCTCGTCGAGTATCCAGCGGTTGGGATCGTCCGTGAGGTCGAGTTGACCTGTCGACGGACCGCCGACTACCGTCGCGTCCTCCGAACCGTGCGGTCGATGGATGGCCCACCGCCGCGAGTCAACGACAACCGCTGTGAGAGCTGCGACTACCGGACAGAGTGTGGCGTGAAAACGCGGTCGTTGAAATCACTGCTCGGCCTCTGA
- a CDS encoding conditioned medium-induced protein 4, with protein MDDKTAELRDIFIDATGSDTVTESQSESPGSLTDTGGDATQRLLELIGRMRERYAFDTEFDDETLSQVVQLYYAEGSDREIAAELEADVDSVFEARLDLHLVRESDRDAEFDLDDLRRLIVEDVPLSERADKLDITEATARHYSVIVEADLRSTRANDRFRDEFRELLTDSDLTNQLARDAREDGLEEATEDLETDTSF; from the coding sequence ATGGACGACAAGACTGCCGAACTCCGGGATATCTTCATCGATGCCACTGGTTCGGACACCGTCACCGAGAGCCAGTCGGAATCGCCGGGTTCGTTGACTGACACGGGGGGTGATGCCACCCAGCGACTGCTCGAACTGATCGGTCGTATGCGAGAGCGGTACGCCTTCGACACCGAGTTCGACGACGAGACACTCAGTCAAGTGGTACAGTTGTACTACGCCGAGGGCTCCGACCGCGAGATCGCCGCCGAACTCGAAGCTGACGTCGACAGCGTCTTCGAGGCCCGACTCGATCTCCACCTCGTTCGAGAATCCGACCGCGACGCCGAGTTCGATCTCGACGACCTCCGTCGACTGATCGTCGAGGATGTACCACTGTCTGAGCGTGCCGACAAACTCGATATCACCGAGGCAACTGCCCGCCACTACAGCGTGATTGTCGAGGCCGATCTCCGGTCGACGCGGGCCAACGACCGGTTCCGCGACGAGTTCCGCGAACTGCTGACCGACTCGGATCTCACGAACCAACTCGCCCGCGACGCCCGCGAAGACGGCCTCGAAGAGGCCACCGAAGACCTCGAAACCGACACCTCGTTCTAA
- a CDS encoding biotin transporter BioY — protein sequence MATSTESVDLVDGDTVSNIARAALFAALVAAFSYVSFPNPLAPGIPVTLQVVGVFLAGIMLGPVWGTGALALYLAAGAIGVPVFAGGSAGLGYLIGAPTFGYLWSYLIAAGVIGFIVHRGMELRDYNEVGVPLLVGAMVAGTVVIYAMGTVGYAVIQDIGLVESFTVSALAFVPFEAVKIAAVIGILRSDAIAAT from the coding sequence ATGGCAACTTCGACCGAATCAGTCGACTTAGTCGACGGCGATACCGTCAGCAACATCGCCCGTGCGGCGCTGTTTGCCGCGCTTGTGGCGGCCTTTTCGTACGTTTCGTTCCCGAATCCACTCGCACCGGGTATTCCAGTCACGCTGCAGGTCGTCGGCGTCTTCCTTGCCGGGATCATGCTCGGCCCAGTGTGGGGAACCGGTGCGCTGGCGCTGTATCTCGCCGCTGGGGCGATTGGTGTTCCCGTGTTCGCCGGTGGCTCTGCAGGACTCGGCTATCTCATCGGCGCGCCGACGTTCGGCTATCTTTGGTCGTATTTGATCGCCGCAGGCGTCATCGGCTTCATCGTTCACCGAGGCATGGAGCTTCGTGATTACAACGAGGTCGGCGTACCCCTGCTTGTCGGGGCAATGGTCGCCGGAACGGTCGTCATCTACGCGATGGGAACGGTTGGGTATGCAGTGATCCAAGACATCGGTCTCGTCGAGTCCTTTACCGTCTCGGCGCTCGCGTTCGTTCCCTTCGAGGCCGTCAAAATCGCCGCCGTGATCGGCATCCTCCGAAGCGACGCGATTGCGGCCACCTAA
- a CDS encoding energy-coupling factor ABC transporter ATP-binding protein, with product MLQARDLVARYGETTAVDEVSLRIDTGEYVLIVGPNGSGKTTLVRQFNGLETPDEGEMLVNGRPVAEDLVAARQAVGMVFQEPRDAFVASTIGADVAFGPRNLGCSHSEVDRRVEESLAAVNLAGREGDRIDELSGGERERVAIAGALAMEPDHLVLDEPLTGLDEPARRAVLSRVSALHDAGTSIIVVTHDLRGVLEAADRVIGMADGQIAFDTDAEAAREKLAALDVYVPPDSTDSTDSTGSEQSPSTPGPENA from the coding sequence ATGCTTCAGGCACGCGACCTCGTCGCCCGCTACGGCGAGACGACCGCCGTCGACGAGGTCTCGCTCCGAATCGACACCGGCGAGTACGTCCTCATCGTCGGGCCCAATGGCTCGGGAAAGACGACACTCGTCCGGCAGTTCAACGGGCTCGAAACGCCCGACGAGGGTGAGATGCTGGTCAACGGTAGGCCAGTTGCGGAGGATCTGGTTGCGGCCCGACAGGCCGTCGGCATGGTGTTTCAGGAGCCGCGGGATGCGTTCGTGGCGTCGACCATCGGTGCTGACGTGGCATTTGGGCCTCGAAACCTCGGCTGTTCGCACAGCGAGGTCGACCGCCGGGTCGAGGAGTCGCTGGCGGCGGTCAACCTCGCTGGGCGTGAGGGCGACCGGATCGACGAACTATCGGGTGGCGAACGCGAGCGGGTCGCCATCGCTGGTGCGCTGGCGATGGAGCCGGATCATCTCGTCTTGGACGAGCCGCTGACCGGACTCGACGAGCCAGCCCGTCGAGCCGTCCTTTCGCGGGTTTCGGCGCTCCACGACGCCGGTACCAGCATCATCGTGGTCACCCACGACCTCCGCGGCGTCTTGGAGGCCGCCGACCGCGTGATCGGGATGGCCGATGGGCAGATTGCGTTCGATACCGACGCCGAGGCTGCCCGTGAGAAACTGGCCGCGCTCGATGTGTACGTGCCGCCCGACAGCACAGACAGCACAGACAGCACCGGGTCGGAGCAATCGCCGTCGACACCCGGGCCAGAAAATGCTTGA
- a CDS encoding energy-coupling factor transporter transmembrane component T family protein, which translates to MLEYQPGDSLAHQLDPRTKLLFQLSFAAAAFAYTSPHGVAMFGLLGLVALAGADTNPLRVIWAYRFVLPFLVAAPLVAMLTFGSPWLVVGDAVDPALASLRNLIVLVVCGGYVRTTSITASRAAIQSTVPGRPGQFLGLGVELVARFLPVLRQDLFAIRDAEAARLGTDRPLRERIITLTTSGLNRAFRRADRLSLAMQARCLSWNPTLPPLRFGLVDLPVVGVSVGLLVVGLAQVVL; encoded by the coding sequence ATGCTTGAGTACCAGCCGGGCGACTCGTTGGCCCACCAGCTCGATCCGCGGACCAAACTCCTGTTCCAGCTCAGCTTTGCGGCCGCCGCGTTCGCCTATACGAGTCCGCATGGGGTAGCCATGTTCGGCCTGTTGGGCTTGGTCGCACTCGCTGGAGCCGACACCAACCCCCTGCGGGTGATCTGGGCCTACCGGTTCGTCCTCCCGTTTCTGGTGGCCGCACCGCTGGTCGCTATGCTCACCTTCGGGTCGCCGTGGCTCGTCGTTGGCGACGCCGTCGACCCCGCGTTGGCGAGCCTCCGAAATCTCATCGTGCTGGTCGTCTGTGGCGGCTACGTTCGGACCACCTCGATCACCGCCTCACGGGCGGCGATTCAGTCGACCGTGCCCGGTCGACCGGGCCAGTTTCTGGGATTGGGAGTTGAACTCGTCGCCCGGTTCCTCCCGGTGTTGCGTCAGGATCTGTTTGCGATCCGAGACGCCGAGGCTGCCCGACTCGGCACTGATCGGCCGCTCCGCGAGCGAATAATTACGCTGACGACCAGCGGGCTCAATCGGGCCTTTCGGCGGGCCGACCGGCTCTCGCTGGCGATGCAGGCACGGTGTCTCTCGTGGAACCCGACGCTGCCGCCGCTCCGATTTGGGTTGGTCGACCTGCCCGTCGTTGGGGTGTCGGTTGGGTTGCTCGTTGTCGGACTCGCTCAGGTGGTTCTGTAA
- a CDS encoding CBS domain-containing protein — protein sequence MQVQDIMRSGMVTVPVTADLRTASRKLLKRRGRPLTVTHDGEPVGLLAEYHVVKAGCLSNRPFEEIPVKKVMARSSGSVSPTMPVRIAIKRMNRHNVSAIPVAEELEVIGSLTIRDVARNYHQLIDEATTESELKETWNSDDQRIEFEN from the coding sequence ATGCAAGTACAAGATATCATGCGTTCAGGGATGGTGACCGTCCCTGTCACCGCCGATCTCCGAACCGCGTCTCGAAAGCTCCTCAAACGGCGTGGTCGACCACTGACGGTCACCCACGACGGCGAGCCAGTCGGGCTACTGGCCGAGTACCACGTGGTCAAAGCGGGCTGTCTGTCGAACCGCCCGTTTGAAGAAATTCCTGTGAAGAAAGTCATGGCACGATCCTCAGGCTCGGTGTCGCCGACGATGCCGGTCCGAATCGCCATCAAGCGGATGAACCGCCACAACGTCTCGGCGATCCCGGTCGCCGAGGAGTTGGAGGTGATCGGCTCGCTGACGATCAGAGACGTCGCTCGAAACTACCACCAACTGATCGACGAGGCCACCACCGAAAGCGAACTCAAAGAAACGTGGAACAGCGACGACCAACGCATTGAGTTCGAAAACTGA
- a CDS encoding 4Fe-4S dicluster domain-containing protein, whose amino-acid sequence MAIDPNFDVNRQKVGEENGVDVWGPVDPPETLGIHGTHVAVDYDICVADGACLENCPVDVFTWVETPDHPASEKKVEPTREDQCIDCMLCVDICPVDAIDVDGSRK is encoded by the coding sequence ATGGCTATTGACCCGAACTTCGATGTAAACAGACAAAAGGTAGGTGAGGAAAACGGCGTCGACGTCTGGGGCCCCGTCGACCCACCCGAAACACTGGGCATCCACGGCACCCACGTCGCCGTCGACTACGATATCTGCGTTGCCGACGGCGCGTGTCTCGAAAACTGCCCCGTCGACGTCTTCACGTGGGTTGAGACCCCCGACCATCCCGCCAGCGAAAAGAAGGTCGAACCCACCCGCGAAGACCAGTGTATCGACTGCATGCTCTGTGTGGATATCTGCCCCGTCGACGCAATCGATGTCGACGGCAGCCGGAAGTAA